The genomic window AACAACAAGCAAGGACGAAGCTATAAAGCTCGTTCCACCTGTTAAAATGACTCTTGAGCAGATGATTTCATATATAGAATATGATGAACTTGTTGAAATAACACCAAAATCTCTGCGTTTGCGGAAGATAGCTCTTGATTCTAATGAAAGAAAAAAAGCGTCAAGGCTAAAAAAAGCTGAGTAATTGATATATTTTTTTATTATTTGTTAATTTTCAATTGTTATCTTGTTTACAATTATAAAGTTATAGTTATACTTCTGCTTGTTATAAATATTTGTATGGTTAATAGTATTTAGTGAAGCTTATTTATGAAATTTGTATTTTATAGTGTATTAGCCGTTATCGCTGTTGTAGCGGCAATGGTTTCGCTCCGATTTTCTGAGCAGGAAACGAAACAGCCTGCTCCTGCTGTAACGCAGAATATACCGGTTCGTGAGATTAATATAGAAACAGCTCAGGTTTTGGTCGCTAAAAATAATATTTCAGTTGGTACTATCATAGATAGTTCAATGGTTGACGCTCAACCATGGCCAAAGAACTTAGTGCTTGCCAGTTTCATTACTGGTGAAATGGCAAGGCAGGAAGTTATAGGTAAGGTGGTTCGTTCCTCAATTCAGGCAGGTGAACCATTCATAAAGAGCAAGCTAGCTAATCCTAACGATCCGGGATTTTTAGCCGCGGCTCTTCCTCCTGGTATGCATGCTATTACTATTTCTACGGACGCTATATCCGGTATAGCAGGTTTTATATTTCCAGGTGATCGTGTTGATATATTGTTCGCTCACAGTATAGAGGGCGGAAAGTCAAAAGGTATTGGTAGGGCTTCCACCGCTGAGGTGCTTGGATCTAATATCAAGGTTCTTGCGGTAAATCTGCGCTCCCCTGATCCTAATAGCCCGCCTCCTGTCTCTCCTAATAGTGTTACTGTTGAGGTAAATGAGGAGTTGGCGCAAAGAATACGTCTTGCCGAGAAAAATGGCACTTTATCTCTGTCTCTTCGCTCAATTTACGATAATGGTACTGATATACCAAACCCAACCGGTATAGGAAGTCTTTCTAATATGTCGGCTCCTTCTCCTTCTCTGCTGGTTGTTCGTGGTCCGGGGCAAGGCGGTGGCGAGATACGTTCTTCGGATGTAACTGTTGGTGCGGTCGACTCAGCTTCTTCGGCTGCTGTGCGTAGTACGGATGGTGGTGATAAATTTGGTCTTGAAAAACTCAAACTTAATGGTGGTAGGTAGTTGGTATATGGCTTTTTTGAAAAATATATATAGCTCTAGGCTGTGGAGGGTTGGGGTTTTTACTTGCTTTATTGCATGTATAGGGTCGTCTTCAGCCTTTGCTGGTTCTGGGTTATTCGTTCCTATTAGCCGCTCTTCGGTTGTGGTAATGCCAGGGGTGGCTAAGGAGGTGGTCGTTGCCAATCCAGACATAGCTGACGTTCATGTTAACAATGAGAATACAATAACAGTTATAGGAAAATTAGCTGGAAAGACTAATATCAGAGTGTTTAGTGGTTCTGGTAAATTGCTGCAAACACTTAATGTCTCTGTGGGCTATGATCTTCCGGCGATTCGTCACGCTCTGAAAAAATTTATTCCTGATGAGACGATTGGTGTGGAGATGATAAATACTAGTGTAGCTCTTACCGGCTATGTTCGTAATAATTCTTCTGTAGATCGTGCTCTTAAGATTGTTCAAGAGTATATCACGAATGCTTCTGGTGTTCAAAAAGGGCAAGGCGATCAGAAAAACAAATCTAAAGACGCCACAGAGGGTTCTGCGTATCCGAAAATCATGAATATGCTAAAGTTGGTTTCTGGTCAGCAAGTTATGATTAGGGTAAGGGTCGCTGAGGTAAATAGGGATGCCCTAAAAAGACTTGGAGTTGATCCACAAGCTGTTTTTAATAGTGGAAATTTTGCCTTTTCCGGTGCTCTTGGTACCGCTACTGAAGGTATAACAGCAGGCTCTACAGCTGCTTGGAGAATATTGGACGATCAGTATAGAGGAACTGGTTTTCTGAGGTGGAATGGCTCTGACCGTTCTTTAGGAGCTGCTATTAATATGTTAGAGCGTGATGGCTTGGTCAAAACTCTAGCGGAGCCTAATTTAGTGGCAGTATCAGGTGAAGAAGCAGAGTTCTTGGCAGGTGGAGAAATACCAGTTGTCGCGCCGAGTTCCGCAACACCTGGAAGTCCAGTAAGTGTTACTGTGGAATATAAGCCTATAGGTGTATCGGTTAAATTTACTCCAGATATTTTATCAGAAAATCGTATTCGCATGAAGGTTCAGCCAGAGGTTTCAGAGGTTTCAGATGCTGATGCTGTTTTGCTGAGCGGATTTAGAGTTCCAAGCATTTCTACCCGTCGTGCCAAGACAGTAGTAGAGCTTGCGCCAGGCGAGAGTTTTATGATAGCTGGTTTGCTCAAGGATGAAACTAGATCTAGTATAGATCAATTACCTGGTATTAAGGAAGTGCCGGTTCTTGGGGCTTTGTTCAGAAGTACAGAATTTCAACGTAATGAAAGTGAGCTGGTAATAGCTGTTACTCCTTATATAGTGGATCCTCTTAAGAGTTCTGATGTTAAACTTCCAACGGATGATTTCCGTCCGGCTAGCCAGATGGAGATGTTCTTCTATGGTGCTTTAGGGTCAGTACTCACAGATAAGCGTTCTGCTTTTATTCCTAAATTAGAGGGACCAACAGGGTTTATGGTGGATTAGTTTATGAAAAAAAATACATTGAAAATATATGGATTGTTGGCTTGTGTGTCTATTTTGGCGTCATGTGATGTTGGAGGTAGCGAGTTTCAGATAAATAGAGGAGACCCTGAACGTTTCCTATATAATTCATCTGAGGAGGTTACGATAGGGCTTGATTCCGCTAACGCTCTATCTCATATCACCAGCATAGTTGATAAGGATAGACCAACAGGAGTTGAGCTTAGATGTTCAATAAAAGATGTTCGTTGCGCTCAAGCAAAAGAGATTATAGAGCGCCGTTCAATACAGATATATCTGAATAATGAATGGGCGAACAGTGTTGTTATGCTGTATAATAGAAACGTGGTTGGTGACTGCGAGCAGCGCTACGTTGATAATACTAGAGGTAGTCGCAGTGTGAATCATCCTGCTTTTGGTTGTTCAGTAGCGGGTAATATAGTGCAGATGGTCGCCGATAAAAAACAATTTACCGAGCCAGCGATTCTTGACTTGCCTGATGCTGAAAAAGCTAATCAGTCATATAGTAATTATTTAAGACCGTCTAATGAGCGCGAGTCTGGTGATACTGAATGGATAACCTCTGATAAATAACTTAATGATTGGGATTTTGTAGATTTGTCAGATTTATTTGACATTGGTTTAAGGGATAGTTTATGAGTGCTGCAAGTCCACTTTTGGTTATTAGTTATGATCCTGAGGAGAGAATTAATCTTGATGAGATTACGGATAGTCTTGGCTATCCCGACGCTCATTTTGTTACCGGCGAACTTTCAGAGATTATATCAGAACTTGAATCAAGGACTATATCACCGGAATATATGATTATAGATATAGGTGATCACGCTGATGATATTTTTTCTGATCTAGACGAAATCGCTATGCATTGTGAGCCAAATGTGCGTGTGGTTGTGATAGGTTCCGTAAACGATATTAATTTTTATAGGGAGTTGAAATCACGTGGAATAGTTGAGTATTGCGCGAGGCCTGTAAAAATTAGTGATATTCGTGAAATATTATTAAAATCTCATGGTAATGAGTATAATAATGTTAAAGCGAGTAGTAGCAACAGAGGTTCAGTTATTTCATGCATAAGCGCCGCTTCTGGTGATGGCGCTAGTACCTTTGCGGTGAACCTAGCATATTGTCTTGCTGAGGAATTTAACAAATCTACATTACTTATAGATATGGATTATCAATTCGGTCTCATCTCCAAAGGCTTAGATCTTACTGCGCCTTTTGGTATAAGGGAGCTGTTTGATTATCCAGAGCGTGGTGTTGATGACATGCTCGTTGAAAAAATGCAGGTTAAATATTCAGATAATCTTAGCATTGTCGCGTCTCCAAATGAACTTCGTAAATTACCAATGGTAAAGCCAGAGCTAATAAGAGATATGATAGCTTTACTGCGTAAAAAATTTGATTTTATAATACTTGATATCCCTCATATCTGGACTGGCTGGACAGCCACATCTCTTACCTATTCGGATAAAATAGTCATGGTAGCGCAGTTATGGTTAAGGTCTCTCACTCATTCCTCCAGAATGATATCCGCTTGGCAGGAAATGGGTATATCAAAGGAATTCGTGTCTCTGATAATAAATCGTAGTGGAGCGAAATTTAAGGAGGCGATTACTTCTCAGGATTTTGAGCGTATTTTACGCCATAAGATTGATGCTTACGTTAATAATGATATTAGAGCGGTAGTAAATGCTGAGGCTAATGGTCAAACATTATTTGAGATGGAGCAAAGCACAGCCATCCAACAGCAAATCAGGCAATTCGCGCAGAATATTATAGTTGATAGTGGAGGAACTGGTAAGTATTTTGATGATAACCCTACTAGTAAAAAGAAACTACTTTCTTTTCTAGGTAAGAAGGGTTAATCGCTATGTTCGGTAAAAAAGCTTCCGATCAAAATCAGCTAATAGATGGTAATCAATTTCGTGATATTGAGAAGATTAGCCTAAAAAATAAATTCCTTACCATAAATCATGAGGATGTTGAATCGGAAAAAAAAGAGCATGGTGATTGGTATAAAGTTGATGAGTTTTTTAGGGATTCTACTTTAGAAAACGCTGAATATGCTTCTGCCAAATCTTATCTTACAGAAAAAATTCTTGATAAACTTGAATTTTCCATTCTTGAAAAGATGGATGATGATGTAAAAAGAGACAAAGTAAGGGGGATAGCTGGTCAGATCATTAGAGATGAAATATCAACACCTCTAACCGCTGCTCAGATTGAGCTGTTAAAAGAACAGGCTATTGATGATTTGTTGGGATTTGGTCCTTTAGAAGTTTTACTATCTGATCCTGATGTGTCTGATATAATGATCAATGGAAGCAAAAGAGTTTTTGTTGAAAAGTATGGTAAAATAGCTCTTACCGATGTTACGTTTACTAGTGAGAAGCACTTACTTAATGTTATTCAAAAGATAGTATCGATTGTAGGAAGACGGGTTGATGAGGCTAACCCAATGGTTGATGCGCGCATGCCAGATGGTTCCAGATTTAACGCTATTATACCACCTTTGTCGCTTGATGGTTCCTTAGTTTCAATCAGGAAATTTCGTCGCCAAAAAATATCATTAAAAGAGTATGTGGATTTTGGTTCTATGACTCCAAGTATGGT from Rickettsiales bacterium includes these protein-coding regions:
- the cpaB gene encoding Flp pilus assembly protein CpaB, with protein sequence MKFVFYSVLAVIAVVAAMVSLRFSEQETKQPAPAVTQNIPVREINIETAQVLVAKNNISVGTIIDSSMVDAQPWPKNLVLASFITGEMARQEVIGKVVRSSIQAGEPFIKSKLANPNDPGFLAAALPPGMHAITISTDAISGIAGFIFPGDRVDILFAHSIEGGKSKGIGRASTAEVLGSNIKVLAVNLRSPDPNSPPPVSPNSVTVEVNEELAQRIRLAEKNGTLSLSLRSIYDNGTDIPNPTGIGSLSNMSAPSPSLLVVRGPGQGGGEIRSSDVTVGAVDSASSAAVRSTDGGDKFGLEKLKLNGGR
- a CDS encoding type II and III secretion system protein family protein, whose translation is MAFLKNIYSSRLWRVGVFTCFIACIGSSSAFAGSGLFVPISRSSVVVMPGVAKEVVVANPDIADVHVNNENTITVIGKLAGKTNIRVFSGSGKLLQTLNVSVGYDLPAIRHALKKFIPDETIGVEMINTSVALTGYVRNNSSVDRALKIVQEYITNASGVQKGQGDQKNKSKDATEGSAYPKIMNMLKLVSGQQVMIRVRVAEVNRDALKRLGVDPQAVFNSGNFAFSGALGTATEGITAGSTAAWRILDDQYRGTGFLRWNGSDRSLGAAINMLERDGLVKTLAEPNLVAVSGEEAEFLAGGEIPVVAPSSATPGSPVSVTVEYKPIGVSVKFTPDILSENRIRMKVQPEVSEVSDADAVLLSGFRVPSISTRRAKTVVELAPGESFMIAGLLKDETRSSIDQLPGIKEVPVLGALFRSTEFQRNESELVIAVTPYIVDPLKSSDVKLPTDDFRPASQMEMFFYGALGSVLTDKRSAFIPKLEGPTGFMVD
- a CDS encoding AAA family ATPase, with the translated sequence MSAASPLLVISYDPEERINLDEITDSLGYPDAHFVTGELSEIISELESRTISPEYMIIDIGDHADDIFSDLDEIAMHCEPNVRVVVIGSVNDINFYRELKSRGIVEYCARPVKISDIREILLKSHGNEYNNVKASSSNRGSVISCISAASGDGASTFAVNLAYCLAEEFNKSTLLIDMDYQFGLISKGLDLTAPFGIRELFDYPERGVDDMLVEKMQVKYSDNLSIVASPNELRKLPMVKPELIRDMIALLRKKFDFIILDIPHIWTGWTATSLTYSDKIVMVAQLWLRSLTHSSRMISAWQEMGISKEFVSLIINRSGAKFKEAITSQDFERILRHKIDAYVNNDIRAVVNAEANGQTLFEMEQSTAIQQQIRQFAQNIIVDSGGTGKYFDDNPTSKKKLLSFLGKKG
- a CDS encoding CpaF family protein; the protein is MFGKKASDQNQLIDGNQFRDIEKISLKNKFLTINHEDVESEKKEHGDWYKVDEFFRDSTLENAEYASAKSYLTEKILDKLEFSILEKMDDDVKRDKVRGIAGQIIRDEISTPLTAAQIELLKEQAIDDLLGFGPLEVLLSDPDVSDIMINGSKRVFVEKYGKIALTDVTFTSEKHLLNVIQKIVSIVGRRVDEANPMVDARMPDGSRFNAIIPPLSLDGSLVSIRKFRRQKISLKEYVDFGSMTPSMVDFLAICGYIRLNILISGGTGSGKTTLLNAMSGNIAHTERVITVEDAAELQLQQPHVLRMETRPPNMQGVGEITARQLVKNALRMRPDRIIIGEIRSDEVIDVLSAMNTGHDGSMATIHANTPKDALSRIENLVGMSNVSMSAASLKNQIASALHLIVQVARQRDGKRRITHIEEIIGMKDGEIERRLLFSFHPGEMGEDGVLTGEFRCSGEAPDFRTQAAYFGKEKEMLKALGISKDK